In Thermothelomyces thermophilus ATCC 42464 chromosome 2, complete sequence, a single window of DNA contains:
- a CDS encoding protein-tyrosine phosphatase: MSDQLSVLFVCLGNICRSTMAEGVFQSLAKKEPYAGLIGKIDSCGTGGYHIGEEPDDRTMSTLESHGITDYIHYARKIDASDFDKFDYIFAMDRGNLEDLQRIQRRKPNSKAKLLLFGEYSGTGKAEVISDPYYGGKQGFEKAYEQALRFSLNFLKEVFPNVEPPKL, from the exons ATGTCGGACCAGCTTTCGGTGCTTTTCGTTTGCCTCGGCAACATCTGCCGTTCGACCATGGCGGAGGGTGTATTTCAATCACTAGCGAAGAAAGAACCGTACGCGGGTCTCATAGGAAAAATTGACTCGTGTGGGACAG GCGGCTATCACATCGGCGAGGAGCCAGACGACCGGACCATGTCAACCCTGGAGAGCCACGGTATTACAGATTATATCCATTATGCTCggaag ATTGATGCGTCTGATTTTGACAAGTTCGACTACATCTTCGCCATGGATCGAGGCAACCTCGAAGACCTCCAACGCATTCAGCGACGCAAACCGAACTCCAAGGCAAAACTCTTGCTTTTCGGAGAGTACTCGGGCACTGGCAAGGCAGAAGTCATCAGCGATCCATATTACGGGGGCAAGCAAGGTTTCGAGAAAGCGTACGAACAAGCGCTACGGTTCTCGTTAAACTTCTTAAAGGAAGTGTTCCCGAACGTGGAACCTCCCAAGCTTTAA